A region of the Candidatus Obscuribacterales bacterium genome:
AGTACAGCTTGTCGGTGTTTTGATAGCCAAACTGGCGGTAAATCTTGGGGAAATCACTAGCAGCAATGGCGCGATCGCCTCTATGGGTGGCAATCAGGTCGTGATTGCCGGGAATGACGTACACCGGATAGGGCAATTGGGCAAGGCGCTGGGCCAGCCAGGCATGGTTTTCCGGTTCCCCATGCTGGGTCAGATCTCCGGGCAGAAGCAAGAAGTCCAGATCGAGGCTGGAAAAATGGTCTAACACCACCTCTAGGGACGGAATGCTCACCTCAACGAGATGGAAGCGATTGGGATGATCCAAAATGGTGTGGGGCAACCCGATGTGTAAATCGCTGGCGATGGCAAATCGAACGGACAGGCGCATAGCTTCAATCTAGGAGCAACGTAAAACCGTC
Encoded here:
- a CDS encoding metallophosphoesterase, which translates into the protein MRLSVRFAIASDLHIGLPHTILDHPNRFHLVEVSIPSLEVVLDHFSSLDLDFLLLPGDLTQHGEPENHAWLAQRLAQLPYPVYVIPGNHDLIATHRGDRAIAASDFPKIYRQFGYQNTDKLY